A region from the Peromyscus eremicus unplaced genomic scaffold, PerEre_H2_v1 PerEre#2#unplaced_489, whole genome shotgun sequence genome encodes:
- the LOC131901838 gene encoding transmembrane protein 184C-like, translating to MKMACVCNRKNWRRWIRPLVILIYVVSMLIFVTFGVSKFHQQEKVGVHTKAWFIAGIFMLVTVQVSFWGILQHLVHFTQPKLQKPIMRILWMVPVYSLGSWLALKFPKVGIYADTCRDCYEAYTIYNFMIFLTNNLTIRIPNIMLYLEAKDQQQHLFPLCWCPPLAMGEVLLFRCKLGVLQYTVIRPITTLIALICEMVGVYNEGKFGFSNARTYLVIINNLSEVIAICCLLLLYNMLKEELSPIKPVGKFLCVKLVAFVLFWQAGLIALLVKVGFISEKGMWEWQSAEAVTTGLQDFIICLEMFLVAIAHYHVFSYKPYVQEAEEGSCFDPFLAMWDVSDLRDDISQQLRRLGRTMRGHQKKKCLPEDPEHTEHTGLFSDDVPSSSQDAVSVGSKPSSHLGQYQAFAHSITSQNAAAASKACKDIVIDIPEEQEPPDKGQHQDLEDSYFTGCTF from the exons ATgaaaatggcctgtgtgtgcaataGGAAAAACTGGAGGCGATGGATCCGACCCCTGGTCATACTCATTTATGTTGTAAGCATGCTGATCTTTGTTACCTTTGGTGTTTCGAAGTTTCACCAACAGGAGAAG gttgGAGTACACACTAAAGCGTGGTTTATTGCTGGTATCTTCATGCTGGTGACGGTACAAGTGTCCTTCTGGGGGATTCTGCAACACTTGGTGCATTTCACACAACCCAAACTTCAAAAACCTATTATGAG GATTCTTTGGATGGTTCCAGTATACAGTTTAGGTAGT TGGTTGGCCTTAAAATTCCCCAAAGTTGGAATATATGCCGATACCTGTAGAGACTGCTATGAAGCTTACACCATTTATAACTTTATGATCTTCCTTACCAATAATTTAACAATTCGGATCCCGAATATAATGTTATACCTGGAAGCAAAGGATCAGCAACAGCATCTCTTTCCACTCTGCTGGTGTCCACCATTGGCGATGGGAGA AGTGCTGCTCTTTCGATGCAAACTGGGAGTCCTGCAGTACACTGTGATCAGACCAATTACCACTCTTATAGCATT GATATGTGAAATGGTTGGTGTCTACAATGAAGGGAAATTTGGTTTCTCCAATGCGAGGACTTACTTGGTTATAATAAATAATTTGTCAGAAGTG atTGCCATATGCTGCCTCCTGCTGCTTTACAACATGCTGAAGGAAGAGCTTAGCCCTATAAAACCCGTTGGCAAATTTCTTTGTGTCAAACTGGTagcctttgtcttgttttg GCAAGCAGGCCTTATAGCACTGTTGGTGAAGGTTGGCTTTATTTCTGAAAAAGGTATGTGGGAATGGCAGAGTGCGGAAGCTGTGACCACGGGCCTGCAA gATTTTATAATATGCCTTGAAATGTTTCTCGTGGCCATTGCCCATTACCATGTATTTTCCTACAAACCCTAcgtgcaagaggcagaggaaggctcttGCTTTGACCCTTTCCTGGCCATGTGGGATGTATCCGATCTCAGAGATGATATTTCTCAACAACTAAGACGCCTGG GGAGAACAATGAGAgggcatcagaaaaaaaaatgtcttcctgAAGACCCGGAGCATACCGAACACACAGGTCTGTTCAGTGATGATGTTCCCTCATCATCACAAGATGCAGTTTCTGtaggttcaaagccatcctcacacCTGGGCCAATATCAGGCCTTTGCACACTCGATTACTTCACAGAATGCAGCCGCTGCATCCAAGGCATGTAAAGACATTGTCATTGATATCCCAGAAGAACAGGAACCTCCTGATAAAGGCCAACATCAAGACTTAGAAGACTCATACTTCACAGGATGCACTTTCTGA